The Propionibacterium freudenreichii subsp. freudenreichii genome contains a region encoding:
- the iolG gene encoding inositol 2-dehydrogenase → MLRIAVIGAGRIGHVHAKTIASHPDATLELVCDPVGDAAEKLAALYGARAAKQTDDIFTDPNIDAVIIGSPTPLHIPHLLAAAKAGKAVLCEKPIALDMADVTAVESELDAITTPVMFGFNRRFDPSFAAIHKAVGDGKVGRLEQLTIISRDPAAPPIEYIKVSGGIFRDMTIHDFDMARFFLGDITEVFAAGQVLDPAIGAAGDFDAAVVTLKAASGAVATIINNRHCASGYDQRLEAAGDEGALFADNIRPTTVRFSSATQTDAQDPYLDFFLERYADAYRLELSAFIEAVENGTKPPTGIDDAIKALRLAEAATDSARSGKPVTLA, encoded by the coding sequence ATGCTGAGAATCGCCGTCATCGGCGCTGGCCGAATCGGCCACGTCCACGCCAAGACCATTGCCTCCCATCCGGACGCCACATTGGAACTCGTCTGTGACCCGGTCGGCGATGCCGCCGAGAAGCTGGCCGCGCTCTACGGCGCCCGTGCCGCCAAGCAGACCGACGACATCTTCACCGACCCGAACATCGACGCGGTGATCATCGGTTCACCCACCCCGCTGCACATTCCGCACCTGCTCGCCGCCGCGAAGGCCGGCAAGGCCGTGCTCTGCGAGAAGCCGATCGCCCTCGACATGGCTGACGTCACCGCCGTCGAGTCCGAGCTGGACGCCATCACCACGCCGGTGATGTTCGGCTTCAACCGTCGCTTCGACCCCTCGTTCGCCGCGATCCACAAGGCCGTCGGTGACGGCAAGGTCGGGCGCCTGGAGCAGCTGACCATCATCAGTCGCGATCCGGCGGCCCCGCCGATCGAGTACATCAAGGTCTCCGGCGGCATCTTCCGCGATATGACCATCCATGACTTCGACATGGCGCGCTTCTTCCTGGGCGACATCACCGAGGTCTTCGCGGCCGGCCAGGTGCTGGATCCCGCCATCGGCGCGGCCGGCGACTTCGACGCCGCCGTGGTCACCCTGAAGGCTGCCTCCGGTGCGGTGGCCACCATCATCAACAACCGGCACTGCGCCTCGGGCTACGACCAGCGACTGGAGGCTGCCGGCGACGAGGGTGCCCTGTTTGCCGACAACATCCGTCCCACCACGGTGCGCTTCTCGTCGGCCACCCAGACCGACGCCCAGGATCCCTACCTGGACTTCTTCCTGGAGCGCTACGCCGACGCCTACCGCCTCGAGCTGTCGGCCTTCATCGAGGCCGTCGAGAACGGCACGAAGCCGCCGACGGGCATCGACGATGCCATCAAGGCGCTGCGCCTGGCCGAGGCTGCCACCGACTCGGCGCGCAGCGGCAAGCCGGTCACCCTGGCCTGA
- the iolE gene encoding myo-inosose-2 dehydratase encodes MAKKLSPDTAIKDPNGLTWGMHPISWRNDDIPEVGEWNTLEILLDDLVTLGFAGTECAGFFPSPEVLKKEIDARDEKIAAQWFSSFIVRDGVDAVAKDFEQTCANLEYVNAPRVVVSEQTGSVQGIRDVSIFSNKPVMSEAEWTQLARGLEVLGDIAHRHNMELVYHHHLGTVVMTADETKRLMDMTDPSKVSLLFDTGHAYVGDGSVMAILEQNIDRIKHVHFKDVRPRKLAESKAAERSFLDSFLAGMFTVPGDGIIDFPTVYRYLIDHGYQGWILVEAEQDPEIAKPLMYGRMARDYIEKELFA; translated from the coding sequence ATGGCAAAGAAGCTGTCCCCAGACACCGCGATCAAGGACCCCAACGGCCTCACCTGGGGCATGCACCCGATCAGCTGGCGCAACGATGACATCCCCGAGGTGGGGGAGTGGAACACGCTCGAGATCCTGCTCGACGACCTCGTGACGCTCGGCTTCGCCGGCACCGAGTGCGCCGGCTTCTTCCCCAGCCCCGAGGTGCTGAAGAAGGAGATCGACGCCCGCGACGAGAAGATCGCCGCCCAGTGGTTCTCGTCGTTCATCGTGCGCGACGGCGTGGATGCCGTGGCGAAGGACTTCGAGCAGACCTGCGCCAACCTCGAATATGTCAACGCCCCGCGCGTGGTGGTCTCCGAGCAGACCGGTTCGGTGCAGGGCATCCGCGATGTATCGATCTTCTCCAACAAGCCGGTGATGAGCGAGGCCGAGTGGACCCAGCTCGCCAGGGGCCTGGAAGTGCTCGGCGACATCGCCCACAGGCACAACATGGAGCTCGTCTACCACCACCACCTGGGCACCGTGGTGATGACAGCCGACGAGACCAAGCGACTCATGGACATGACCGATCCGAGCAAGGTCTCGTTGCTGTTCGACACCGGCCACGCCTACGTCGGCGACGGCTCGGTGATGGCGATCCTCGAGCAGAACATCGACCGCATCAAGCACGTGCACTTCAAGGACGTGCGTCCGCGCAAGCTGGCCGAGTCCAAGGCCGCCGAGCGCTCCTTCCTCGACTCCTTCCTGGCCGGCATGTTCACCGTGCCCGGTGACGGCATCATCGACTTCCCGACGGTCTACCGCTACCTGATCGACCACGGCTACCAGGGCTGGATCCTGGTGGAGGCCGAGCAGGACCCCGAGATCGCCAAGCCGCTGATGTACGGCAGGATGGCCCGCGACTACATCGAGAAGGAACTGTTCGCCTGA
- a CDS encoding LysE/ArgO family amino acid transporter — MLTLATGLATSLGLIAAIGAQNAWVLRQGIRRQHIGVIVALCIASDMALISVGTLGMGTLVTSAPWVITAFTWAGAAYLCWFAWRSFRSALRPQSDDALTGQGPDAGALRPIVGTTLALTWLNPHVYLDTMVMLGGLANQHPGLTRWAFAGGAMLGSALWFAALGLGARALSRPLSKPSVWRVIDAAIGVMMLAIAARLLLG, encoded by the coding sequence GTGCTCACCCTTGCCACGGGCCTGGCGACATCGCTCGGGCTGATCGCCGCCATCGGCGCCCAGAACGCGTGGGTGTTGCGCCAGGGCATCCGCCGCCAGCACATCGGGGTGATCGTGGCGCTGTGCATTGCCAGCGACATGGCGTTGATCAGCGTCGGCACGCTCGGCATGGGTACCCTGGTGACGTCGGCGCCCTGGGTGATCACCGCATTCACCTGGGCCGGTGCCGCCTACCTGTGCTGGTTCGCCTGGCGCAGCTTCCGCTCCGCCCTGCGTCCCCAGTCCGACGACGCGCTCACCGGTCAGGGCCCGGACGCCGGGGCCCTGCGTCCGATCGTGGGCACCACGCTGGCACTCACCTGGCTCAACCCGCACGTCTACCTGGACACGATGGTGATGCTCGGCGGCTTGGCCAACCAACATCCCGGGCTCACCCGCTGGGCCTTCGCCGGCGGGGCCATGCTCGGCTCGGCGCTGTGGTTCGCCGCCCTCGGCCTCGGTGCCCGCGCCCTGTCCCGCCCGCTGTCGAAGCCCTCGGTGTGGCGCGTGATCGACGCCGCCATCGGCGTGATGATGCTCGCCATCGCCGCCAGGCTCCTCCTCGGCTGA
- a CDS encoding transaldolase family protein, with amino-acid sequence MSIEYTPGPLLEAARNTPTALWNDSADPDELRQSISFGGVGATCNPSIAYTCITKRKDKWLPRIAEIAEEMPQASESEIGWQAVKELSLEAAALLEPIFERENGRDGRLSIQTDPRLARSAKALADQAEEFSKLTKNIIVKIPATEVGIAAIEDATYRGVSVNVTVSFTVPQAITAGEAIERGLKRREAEGKDTSTMGPVVTLMGGRLDDWIKIVAKRDGLFLDPGHLEWGGVAALKRAYHEFQARGLRARVLSAAFRNVMHWSELVGGDLVVSPPFAWQEIINKSDYKPVNRIDEPVAPEIMKTLQSIPEFVRAYEPDGLTPAEFDAFGATRRTLRGFLQADADLDELVRNVIMPQP; translated from the coding sequence GAGCTGCGCCAGTCGATCTCCTTCGGCGGCGTGGGCGCCACCTGCAACCCGTCGATCGCCTACACCTGCATCACCAAGCGCAAGGACAAGTGGCTGCCGCGCATCGCCGAGATCGCCGAGGAGATGCCGCAGGCCTCCGAGTCCGAGATCGGCTGGCAGGCCGTCAAGGAGCTCTCGCTGGAGGCTGCCGCACTGCTCGAGCCCATCTTCGAGCGTGAGAACGGACGCGACGGCCGACTGTCGATCCAGACCGATCCCCGCCTCGCCCGCAGCGCCAAGGCTCTGGCCGACCAGGCCGAGGAATTCAGCAAGCTCACCAAGAACATCATCGTGAAGATCCCGGCCACCGAGGTCGGCATCGCAGCGATCGAGGACGCCACCTATCGCGGCGTCTCGGTCAATGTCACCGTCTCGTTCACCGTGCCGCAGGCAATCACCGCCGGCGAGGCCATCGAGCGCGGCCTGAAGCGCCGCGAGGCCGAGGGCAAGGACACCTCCACGATGGGCCCCGTGGTCACCCTCATGGGTGGACGCCTGGACGACTGGATCAAGATCGTCGCCAAGCGCGACGGCCTGTTCCTCGATCCCGGCCACCTCGAATGGGGCGGCGTTGCAGCCCTGAAGCGGGCCTACCACGAGTTCCAGGCCCGCGGACTGCGCGCCCGGGTGCTGTCGGCCGCCTTCCGCAATGTCATGCACTGGTCGGAGCTGGTGGGTGGCGACCTGGTCGTCTCACCGCCGTTCGCCTGGCAGGAGATCATCAACAAGTCGGACTACAAGCCGGTCAACCGCATCGACGAGCCGGTGGCCCCCGAGATCATGAAGACGCTGCAGTCGATCCCCGAGTTCGTGCGCGCCTACGAGCCCGACGGCCTCACGCCGGCCGAGTTCGACGCCTTCGGCGCCACCCGCCGCACGCTGCGTGGCTTCCTGCAGGCCGACGCCGACCTCGACGAGCTCGTGCGCAATGTGATCATGCCCCAGCCGTGA